The stretch of DNA TGTCCCTGGCACTCAGGAAGCTCCAGGGCTCCTTGAAGTGCAGAGGGATGCACTGGTTTGGGATTAAGGGTCATCTGGATGACTGAGGGTTGTTCACAGAGGACCGACCACAGCCCCTCATtagcacaggcagcacaggggcagAGACTGCTTTCTACCAGAGCGAAATCAAGGAGCAAAACAACTGACTAATTACTTGGTGAAATGGCTTACAACTATGAGGCTGAAAGTAATTTTGGTGAAAAGCAGGCAGAGAAggaaggcagtgctgctgttggtTCCTCTGAGCAAGTTTCACTGATAAACAATGTATTTTCAGACACATGAATGCAGGCCAGTCCCTGGGAGCTGACAATGGCAGGTCAGAGTACTTGGAAGTTTTATATCTGCACCTTCAGTGACTGCTGCGCTGCTTTTCTCTCCACAGTGATAGAGCAGCTATGACCTGACTCTTGATGGAAGGTTTTGATGTATTTTAGGTATTTTACAGCTTAAAGGAAGCCAACTAATTACTGAGAACTGCAGTTTGTATTACAATCTTAGTTCTTCTAGCATTATGTTAGAAGCTCTAATAGAAAAATTGGCTTCCtgtgagattttaaaatatcactaaATAACAAGCAAtcacatatttaaaagatactGACTATAAATTGTGATTAAtcttattaaataattttttattagaagATTACGCTTTGGTTTTTAAAGCACAGATGACTATGACATACAAATAAAGGCAAATGTATCACTTTTCTAAGCTTCATTACAAACTTCAATGATGAGCAAGACTTACTGTGCCTTTTCTAGGGCTTCCCTCTGCCACTTCCCCAACTCTGATGTAGCACTTGGAGAGCTGCTGATGGACATGCCTGAGGGGCTCTTTGCATTTGCTACTGGCTTATCATCTTTGGTTGCACATCCTGCATCTGCAGCAGAAGTCTCTTGTGTAAAACCACTCTGCATTAACTGGTTTTTTTGCAATGCTGTTTCCTCACTGCCGAATGATGACTTGGCAAGGTCTTCAGAATGGGTGAGGTCCTCATTCCTCACTCCTGACTTGGGCTGCACCAGCAGGCTGTTCTCCTGAGAGGGGGACTGGGCTGCATGATCCGTGTGCCCCACACTGAGAAAGCATGTTGCCTCTGAAAAACAGCACTTTTCAGGTGTTTCAGCATTTGTTTCCTCAGCCATGGGCTCAACAGTGGGTCCTTGACTCGAGTTGGCTTTTCCTGAACTACCAGCACCATCTTTAAGGTCAGCACCACCCCATCTGCCACCGGTGTGTTCCCTGCACATGGAGTCACTGTGGGACACCCcaccctctccctctgccctggcacccGGGGATCCAGCTGCGGGTGTTTCTGTGGGGTCAGGCTCAACACACaagccccctccctgctgtgctgaccccaagcccaggcagcagcagcagcagggcctggcacagcagcaggcaggcGGGAGCCACCTGTGCCCGGCCCGCGGGAAGCACAGCAGGGTGCGGTGCCTTCCCACCAGCCGGatctgctcccccagctccagcatgCTGTCCGTCAGGGCTCTGCTCCTCGTGCACTGCCACGCCTCTTCCTCGCACCTGCTCTGGGAGCCCTGTGTGGCACCGCCTGGAGCCTGCTTCTCACCGGGGGACTTCTCTTGGTTGCAAGACACTTTGTCTGGATCAGTTGTTTCCTCACAGTCAAGAGAGGACACCAGGAGAGGGGCTATTAGCTCGGAAGTGAattctgaggagcagctggaagaggcACAGTGGTTAACTCCATTTTTACGAGCTTTCCATTGTACATCTCCTGCGAGGGCAGCCTGTTTGTCCAGGAGAGgttcttccctctcctcatgCTGGAGATCAATCTCTTTGCACTCTGGAGTTCCTGGTTTCAACACAGGAGATACATATGAATTTGAAGTATCCTTTTCTGGAGTTAAGGTGGCTTCACTGGAGTAAACAAGACatctgtgtttggttttgtactCTTCGTGATCAGCTATGAAATCCTTGCTGTGTTTCCAGCTACAAGCAGGATCTTCCTGCAGGCAGTAAGGCTTTTCTGCAGTGTTGCTTGGAGGAGACTCAATAGCTAAGTCATAGCTCCAGTCTGCTGGAGTTCTGCTGCAGCCTGCATTTTTAATGGATTCCTCTGCCTTTGGGCTGCCCTCGATACAATCCCAGCTGTCATCTAGTTCATGCTCTTGCATGGGtactgcatatttaaaaaataaatcctgtcGCTTTTGGACTCTTTGCTCTTCTTCAgttccttcttctctttcatgaaggaaaaaggaatgttGACTGCATTTGTTGGTGTTTCCCCTTTTCACACTCTTTTGACTACAGACAGGTGAGAAAGAATCTTCACTGAAATCGCTGTCATCCAGATCTTCCAGTGGCATCCCCTCtttgttctgcatttctgtgggaGTAAGGCTCAGCTCCTGTTTCACTTGAATCTCCTCAGGCTTGTACTGCATTAAAAACCTCTCAAGGGGTTGATAGTTCAATTTTTGTTGTAGAATAGGTGGCTGCTGAAACTGCTGATGATAAAGACGTAAATgctcctccctttccttctgaaATGGAGGCAGATATGTCCAGGGTTCCACATATTGTTTAGCAAAAGTATTTCCCCATTCCTGTCTGCTGTCAGAAGGCAGATTTCCCTCTCCAAAGGAAATATCATCTCTAGAAACAAGCTGTTTCTGAACAGGTTGCACTGTCTGGACTTTCAGGCACTGGACAGGTGATCTGTCTTGCATATACTTGTCTCTCTGGCCACTCTCTCTTGTTTCATCTGTGGCAGCACTTTTGATGATGAAATCCTTCACAGAGGGGCTCTGTTCAGAGAGGGGGGACAGAtcatcagttttcttcttcagggGATGTGCTATTCGTAGGACTCCCTTAATTGGGCTCATGAGCTGGAAGCAGGGTGTGCTGGTATTTCCTTTGTAGCCATGTCCTTTGCTGACTGCCCTTGGGGTAGAGGTAAGAGGGACACCAGGTGGCTGGAGTGCTGCAGGATATACCTTTGTTTTTGTAGCACTTGAGGGATGCTGTAGGCCTAGCTTCACTTTCTTTGGAGAGCTCTTTTCCCCAGGTGGCAAAGAGGGAGTGCTCTGGACGCGTTTTGGAGATATGTTTCCAGCTCTGCGACGCCTATTTGTGACAGGGGTAGAACATTTAATCCCTTTCTTCAGCTCTTTGACCCTGTAAAACAGGCTGGATTTAGAAGGTGTCATGCTTTCAGATAAATAACAGCGTCTTTAGAACAAACTAATGCTTTCACGTATTGAGACTAAATACTGAATTCAGCATCATGGTTTGTTTTGTAACAGGATCTATACAGGTATCAAAATCCCTCTGCCAAAATACCTGAACTTCTGGAAAGGCCTATAGCAGCCTTTTTAAGTGCTTCCTTGAACGATGCATGACAGGCCAAGTGAGTTGAAATGGCCTCAGTTTCAGTGCAAGGCAGTGGCATTTCCTCATGTTATCAtgcagcagaaggagctggtACTCTACACAGCACATCAGAGTCCCACAGAGCACTAAGTAGGACTTTTGGAGTAGTTGCAGTGGGGCTCCTTAGCTCTGGTGATGTTCACAGGGCTACACTGCTCCTGGATCAACTGATCCCCAGTGAAACTGTAAAGAGCTGATTAACTGGTATCACCCTGTTCCCTATCAGCCTGACCTTCAACTGTTCCCTTTGCCCCTTCTGCCCTTCAAATATCACTTGTCCTTCTAACACCAGTGTTGCACAGCCTGTAATTTACCTCCTCCTATGTAGGAGGGAAGGTGAAGGACTTGCACACATTCTAAGTAGAACTGTAATACAAAGCTAAACCAAATCCTGATTACAGGGGCACACAGTGATATCTTCATCACTGAAAGTACTTACAATCCATGGAAAATTTTAAGATCCATTATAAGGGTTGGAATAGGTAAAGATTTTATTAGCATTGTGCAAATTGCACTTCTTGCCTaaagtattttcagtattttcaaaacagccaaaataaaatgtaaccaCAAACATCATacattagtttttctttctgtttttcacccTGGCAAGACTGTCTTTCATCACGTACCTGTCAGCATATCGTAGAGTGTTCAGGGTATGCTCTGTAGCTAAGTGGCTGGGTGATACATTGGCTATCATACATGTCTTGGAATTGCCAATGAAAGAATCCTTTAGCACCTAggattcaaaggaaaaaaaaattggattctTAGCAGTTCATGCCCCTTGTTTGTCCTGTAAATTAGCAATGTGTACAGAAGAAATTTAACACTAGTTACtggctccttttttttcttttttgttaaatgTAGTTCTTTTGTCTCAATTTGTCCTATCATTATTTGTTTACAGTTTAAAATGAATATGACTGTTAATCAGGGCTCTGAACAAACCCTTACACCAGGTGCCACAAGGGTGCCCATATGTTTTGGGGAATAAAGCAGATGTTACAACTGAAGTGAAGAAATGTTGATGCAAGCTCCCAGGACTGATACTCCACAGAAGATGCAGGATTGGTTGCAGATGGATGGGTGCAGATGGATGGTAACTCTGAATGAGTCTGGAAGGTAGtttctgggtttttgtttggttttagcttttgggttgtttgttattttaacCATGCCAgtccccagcactggctgggaGAAACTGGTAGTTGGCCTTAATTCTGCGattacttttgaaattaaagTTTGCAAAAGTtatgcttttcctcttttcctaaGGGGTTTAATAGCAGTTACTGAACTATGccacttatttatttatttatttgcttttttgtttatttttgccCTTTACAGGGAAACCTCTACTCTTGCCTTGCTGCTCATTTTACCTGAGTCAATTTGCTTTGCCGGAAAGGAGTGTGTGCGTGTTCCTGATCCAGTGCCCGAATGCATTCCTTCAGCtgccaaaagagaaaacattcagAAGGGAACAACAAATCAGTCATGAACTGAACTGCATCAAACCTAACCTACCAGTGCCCTATGTCACCTTTGACTCCTACTATGTCCTGTGCCAAGGTCACTTTGcagctgccacaggcaggaacaggcagctccagctccttcaggcagcacagagcacgGATTTGTGTGAAgacatcccaaacccacctgggtgtgtttctgtgtcacctgctctagcTGACCCTGCcttgatctccagaggtcccttccaatcctggcggttctgtgattctgtgatttattatCAGCCTTGTAAAAAGATGTCATGTTCAAACTCAAAGATGTATACTTCACTGGAATAAGCACAATAGCATCACACTCCATATCAAGCCTGGATGCTCCCTAAAACTGCCAGAAATGGAAAGTATAGCCACGAGACAAGCCCTTTAGAGCAAatattgaaggaaaaataagcagATTACAATACTGTCATGGTGATACTAGCATGAATCACTTACAGCCTTACTACATTCTACAGACTCCCACTTAAAATGACActtatttctcacttttacaacattttattaaaaattgcaCCTATAACACACAGGAGatcaaacaattattttttttatcctgcttCTCCTTGTTGCAGCATCTGAAAGTCTTCCACTTGAAATTAACAGGAATATTTAAACGAGTAGCAAACTTCAAACCTCATGTGTTTAAATGCCTGAAGACAAAGTTATTATTACTGAGGGCAGAGTTGGTTTTACAGGCTGCAGCTCATGTGGACCTTTAATACCTCTTATATTACCTTTTACAGTTAATTCAATCACTACTTGTAGACTGCCTGGGTATTTTCTCAGTTCCACACAATACCAAAAGGTACACACTCtgattttaaagtttcttttaaaagtttcatgAGCTTACACGACGCCTCATTTCTCACGAATCACAGAGttgtttaggttggagaagacctttAGGATCAAACTTCTTTCTATTCAGGTCCCAACTCCCTGTGCCACTAAGTTATTCACCAGCAAGTACTCCAGAAAGCACAAAGTACAGAAACATTCACTTCACAGGCTACATCCCAGTACAAACGCTAATACTCCACTGCAGGAAAaacttctgtgaaaaagaacatttacaTTCTCAAAACAGAGCAAGGCACCTCCCATTTACAGCGCACTAAGGGGTGCAGTTGTGTGCACTTCTGCACTGTTGTGCATCACTTTCAGCCTTGCTTAGAAAAGCCCACAGTCATCAGTGAGCTTTGTTCCTTGGCATTAAAGGAGGTGCGAAGCCTTCTGCACAATTTACCCTTACAGGCACTTCTGCTTTATCTCAGATGgcatttttctgctcctttgtcCCTCTTTACCTAACTGTGGGCACTTACAAAAGAACAGTTTGCATTAAGACTGCATTTCTTCCTGTTCCTTCCTCCGCAAGAATTGCTAGTTTCTGTGCTCTTGAGTATTTAAATCCTTTATTCCTGATTTGAAAGAGAAGCCTGAGTTCAAGTGGTGAAAATAACTGGCAGGAACAGAtgtgtttttatgaaaaaaatacagcaattctAAGCCAGTATTCTTTGGATGTAGAAGGGACAAAACTTTCTATATAAAATATGGGACACTTATCATACTATACCTAGCATTCTCCATGCTATGTTTACCTGGCTGGCTGTAAGAATggctaaaaaatatttgattttcatcacaaaatttcttccttcttaaaTTGTCTTTTGGTCACGATACAAATTAAACTGGACACAATACCTTGgttatttttcctcctccatgGAATACATTCAAATATTATTCTGTGGGTCATTTTTATCCTAAAACACATGCtagtaattaaatataaagCCTCTCCCAGATATGACAGTAGCTTACTGCTAAAAGACTTTGGTTTATTTCTGCTCCTTCCATTTTTGTTTGTCGATCTGAGTCTCTGGCATCAGCTGCCCTTTCACTGCCAGCCAAGTCAATGAATGAtatcctaggaaaaaaaaaaaaaagttgcatttatcttagagcctttttttccccctctttttcctttttctttattaaaccAGAGAGCTGCAACACATGGCATCAGGAGAACGATTAGAAATTACTGCTATGGAACAATGAAAAACATCCACTGGAAATATCTGAGGCACCAAaagaagcacagcagcaggaacagtgtCAGAGCATCTTAACACTAACACAGTTGTAATAGAAAGTGTAATTACGTCTGATGACAGTGCTCCACAGTTTAATGGACAAGCTGTTTAAAGTGCAACACACTCATCTCTCCAGATAATCACTGTGATTGCAGTTTCCTAAGAACACAGTTAAAAGAAATTGTAAGTTTCTTGAATTCTCCTTCCAGGTAAAACAGACAACTGTCATTCCTCTGTCAAATGGGAATTCAGAACAATAAGAACCGAAATTTCCAGTGCAGTGAATACACTGAGCTTTCAGCGATCCTTGTCCTTCCTCTACAAAACTCCATTATTCCATTTCACATTCTCTAGCTCTGGGTGCCAGCTGCTGTAATGACTGTTGCACTGTATCTTTGTCTTTGCCTGTCTTGTTTTTCTCCAACAGCTCTGACTTCTTTTATAGGCATATCTGGGcaccctttcctccctccagctccacctCTCTTTcgcagacacacaaaaaaatagcCCAGATGCTACACCTACATAACCTCTATACTTTTATTTCCTAAGCCTGCCtgttctgtcttttcctctctccactgTTTGTGGGTCTTCCATTTTGCCTTGTGTTCAAAATCTGATCCTGGGAAGAAAGACTAATGGGAGTTGCTGGAAGGGTGTGTCAGCATGGTTTTTTGACACTCAGCAGTAATAAAGATATCTAGATCTTTTTCCTCAGATCGATTTcttggggttgtttagtctggagaaaagatgACCGAGAAGAGGCACAATTATTTTTCGAATACATAATGTGGATGCTAGAAGAGGAAGCCAAATGCTCTTTCTGTCTGCTGGAGATAGCATCAGAGTCACACTCTCAAATTATCAGGGAGGTTTAGCTGAGGTATGAGGTAGGATTCTTCTGACCAAAGGCAAACATCTGTAATGGAATCATCTCCACCAGGGTTAGTCATCCCAGACTCCCTTTGTAGTCAATTACAGGACAGAAATGCTTTGAGAGGCAAATGCATCTGACCTAATTTAGGTGGCTCTGAAGAATGGCATGAATTGGATCCCAGAAACAGCtatttctttccactgacttcaaaggTGGCAAGCTCACATGTGGACCCGTCCACTGCAGACATCTACCTTCAGCCAGATTAAACACTGAAGGTGAGAAGATGGACTTGATTGCCAAACTCCTTCACTGGAAATCTGTGCAAACAGTTTTGTCAAAGCTCTAACAGATGGGTCTAAAATGTTCTCCCTGGGAACAGAGAAAGGACTGTGAAACCTCCCAAAGTCCCTTTGAACCCTTTCCTCTGATTTAACTCACACCTGCCCACTAACACCTCCTCTTTGTCTCTTGGATGTGCCTGGGCTTGACATCAGCACTGAGCACTTGCACTTCTTGTCTTACCTTCCAAATGTCCTGTTGGCTGCATCTTTAATTTGAATTTGGATGATGGCATGAGATCGAGAGGAATCCGAGTTGACTCCAGTGGCTCCTGTGCTACgttctttcccccctttcaaAATCACCTGCAAAATAACGGGGACAAAATCCAAGCAAAttgtaaacaaaaatacagtCTCTCAGAAAGAGATCTTGTCCTCCCAAGATGATGAATGGTTCATTATAGCTTTAAAATTTGGTACAAGGCTGAAGTTAAGTTAGGCTGGATCCCTCACAATGTTTCTTTTAGACCTTTGTATGTGGATTTGCTTGCAGTGACACTACAAAGCTTAGAGAGCACACTGCAAATAAGTTGCTACATCACACACTCATTCTGAATTGCAAAATACCCAaactataaaattaaattctttctttcattgCTGGCATACTTTTATAAGATTGTACACATAACCTAAGAGACTCATTAGACTATTTGtgctcttttaaaatttcactttccCTTGTAATAGATGGACACAATTATCCAGCGatacaaaaaatacaaagtgCCAAAACCTTTCTAAATTtccctaacaaaaaaaaattatgctaaaGGAAGGAACAAAGTTAAAAGAGCAATTACAGTCAATACAACAATAAaacaagaaggaagagaagcaagGCAGAAGGACAAAGAGTCCTTCCAGATACAAATCtggataattattttttgaaaacttaaaaGGACTGTCACAGAACACCTAGGATTGACTGCAGCAGGGCATTCAAAAAACAATCATTCATTTTGCTTCTGGTtgtaagaacaaaataaaatattacccAGCAAAATCAATATGCTCTCAGATGACAGATGTGAATTATTCATGCTTTTTGGTGGCCACTTCTCAATGAGCAGCATAaccaactgctgctgcttctgagcTTTATATTAGTGCTAAGTGCAGATAATTTCTGAATCAAAGCCAGCATCAATTAATTGTGAATAACTAGGATGTATTCAAGGCTCTTTCCATATATCTGTTGCAGAATAATCAGAAGCTTTGAGTCAAGTCAGTGACATTTCTGTGTTCAAAAGGGCCTGTGAATGATGTCGTTCCCCCTCCAAGATATCTGTAAGAATGAAGTAATTTAATAGCTCTTCTGTGTGTGAAATGTGATAATACAGAGGAATTGTAAATCAACCATATAGCAAATTTACACTCTAATTTGGAGAAGCATCACCAGCTTGCCCCAAAGCTTGGAGTTAATGGGAAgatgaagaacaaaattaagTGCAATAAGTGGACAACACCATGCCAATTTTAATGAGTCAATTACCATACCAGGCACTTGTAATTTACACTTCCTTACCAAGAAAGGAATTAAACTATGCAAAGTCAGGCTAAATAGAAAGCAGATTTAACCAGCTTTCTTCTTGCAGGAGACAATGCAGAACATTTGCCAGTGTTCTTTTCAGGCTCAGCcggaaggggaaggaaaattgAAACCTTGCTTGTGGTGAATGTCAGCTACCATTTAAAGATCTTAATTTTACTTGGCTGTTATCACACATCATTACCTAAGCAGTGTTTTAATCCTAATTCAGATCAATATCTCAAGTATTTTCTAATTACCAGTTCTAAtttcaaatttatatttttttgtccCACATACCCTTTATATACAAAAATCTAAGTTCATAGAATATCACATGGAGAAAATACATATCCAGCTTTCAAGGTCCCTTGCTGGGACGCTATCTAATTTCTGGAATAGTGATAGCAGTCTCTTTCTTGGCAAAGATGTTCCCTAAGGAATGGCAGCAGAGGTGACAGCTGTGACTCAACTGTTTGCATGTGGCTAACACAAGTCACAGTGACCCAAGTAGCTTCATGAATGATACTTTTAAGCACTTTTAATAGCATCCCTTGGTACTCTGCTGGGACTGGTAATTTCAGAGCCTGAAACAGGAACATACACTTGTGCTACACACCAAATAACAATCTCTGCAAATATCACAAATCAGGCTGTAGAAGACAAAGAATGAATCACAAACATAGAGGTTACCTCCAACAGTTCATCTACAGACTCCACCTGGACCTCCTGCAGTCCAACTATTTGAACCACGTGCTTGCCATCTTCTCTTGCATaaagtctgaaaacaaaacagtgcagAAAGTAGATTTCTGAAATCTCAGACAGCAGCAACGAAGACATGTGCCAGTGCTGTGACACTGAGAAAAAGCAATCAAGGCTACTCGCTGGGGAAAGGCCTTGCTgccattcatttatttttagaactaAAGAAGTACTTCATTTATAACACATGCCACTGGCATTTCACTGCTAAAGGGACATTAGCAATGCATTTCTGCTAGTTCAGGAATATAATAAAGCTAGGAAGTGAATTATCATGTTTACGTTTTAGAGTTCCTGTCTTTCTTTAAACTGCACCTCGGGTTCCTCTGGGAAGTTCAGACTAAGTTTTGCTCTGTTCATGTACTCAAGACTTTTGCACAGGATTTTAAAGCAGCTCCTATGAACCTGTGCTACGAATCACACAGAAGCATTACAATATAGAGGCATAATACAGACATGATGCACATGGGAGGAAGTTTAGTCTTCTCCTTCAGTGGCACATAAGTTAGCCAGTGGACATGGAGAGAATGTAAGGACATTCCTTCTTCCTTAGTTAATCTACTCCTTACACAGCGGATTACACTGCCTGCTCCTTAAAGA from Chiroxiphia lanceolata isolate bChiLan1 chromosome Z, bChiLan1.pri, whole genome shotgun sequence encodes:
- the KIF24 gene encoding kinesin-like protein KIF24 isoform X4, which codes for MASCLYECLCEADLEKYYPHFAAFGLQNIDELAKVSMEDYTKLGVHDMNDRKRLFQLIRIIKIMRGEGVADSSKQDFQPRGLFIQPQVARSGPRRQLRFESFFEENDGTVKDSEPELYRSSDFSANEEKDNAGEMLGHIQPQDSEPIRLSRRDLNIPGICTKKDLSCPTVSDDIAPLLGDSEAPIVQRVTHISGYNYGLPHSCIRSSTSEKETPWTESEKIRVCVRKRPLGLREERRGEVNIITVKDRETLLLHEKKEAVDLTQYILQHVFYFDEVFGESCTNQDVYMKTAYPLIQHIFNGGNATCFAYGQTGAGKTYTMIGTHRNPGLYALAAKDIFGHLEASPSGKDLFVCISFYEIYCGQLYDLLNGRKRLYAREDGKHVVQIVGLQEVQVESVDELLEVILKGGKERSTGATGVNSDSSRSHAIIQIQIKDAANRTFGRISFIDLAGSERAADARDSDRQTKMEGAEINQSLLALKECIRALDQEHAHTPFRQSKLTQVLKDSFIGNSKTCMIANVSPSHLATEHTLNTLRYADRVKELKKGIKCSTPVTNRRRRAGNISPKRVQSTPSLPPGEKSSPKKVKLGLQHPSSATKTKVYPAALQPPGVPLTSTPRAVSKGHGYKGNTSTPCFQLMSPIKGVLRIAHPLKKKTDDLSPLSEQSPSVKDFIIKSAATDETRESGQRDKYMQDRSPVQCLKVQTVQPVQKQLVSRDDISFGEGNLPSDSRQEWGNTFAKQYVEPWTYLPPFQKEREEHLRLYHQQFQQPPILQQKLNYQPLERFLMQYKPEEIQVKQELSLTPTEMQNKEGMPLEDLDDSDFSEDSFSPVCSQKSVKRGNTNKCSQHSFFLHEREEGTEEEQRVQKRQDLFFKYAVPMQEHELDDSWDCIEGSPKAEESIKNAGCSRTPADWSYDLAIESPPSNTAEKPYCLQEDPACSWKHSKDFIADHEEYKTKHRCLVYSSEATLTPEKDTSNSYVSPVLKPGTPECKEIDLQHEEREEPLLDKQAALAGDVQWKARKNGVNHCASSSCSSEFTSELIAPLLVSSLDCEETTDPDKVSCNQEKSPGEKQAPGGATQGSQSRCEEEAWQCTRSRALTDSMLELGEQIRLVGRHRTLLCFPRAGHRWLPPACCCARPCCCCCLGLGSAQQGGGLCVEPDPTETPAAGSPGARAEGEGGVSHSDSMCREHTGGRWGGADLKDGAGSSGKANSSQGPTVEPMAEETNAETPEKCCFSEATCFLSVGHTDHAAQSPSQENSLLVQPKSGVRNEDLTHSEDLAKSSFGSEETALQKNQLMQSGFTQETSAADAGCATKDDKPVANAKSPSGMSISSSPSATSELGKWQREALEKAQQAVIRAHQEQLDEMACLCFKEECLINQMSAMDFQNFMAMLDEILELKSQCIQTMRAQLQLCLASPGTDMSLQPPPPV
- the KIF24 gene encoding kinesin-like protein KIF24 isoform X3; translation: MASCLYECLCEADLEKYYPHFAAFGLQNIDELAKVSMEDYTKLGVHDMNDRKRLFQLIRIIKIMRGEGVADSSKQDFQPRGLFIQPQVARSGPRRQLRFESFFEENDGTVKDSEPELYRSSDFSANEEKDNAGEMLGHIQPQDSEPIRLSRRDLNIPGICTKKDLSCPTVSDDIAPLLGDSEAPIVQRVTHISGYNYGLPHSCIREERQLYEVGACLCWLWEKIWYMGGSTELRSSTSEKETPWTESEKIRVCVRKRPLGLREERRGEVNIITVKDRETLLLHEKKEAVDLTQYILQHVFYFDEVFGESCTNQDVYMKTAYPLIQHIFNGGNATCFAYGQTGAGKTYTMIGTHRNPGLYALAAKDIFGHLEASPSGKDLFVCISFYEIYCGQLYDLLNGRKRLYAREDGKHVVQIVGLQEVQVESVDELLEVILKGGKERSTGATGVNSDSSRSHAIIQIQIKDAANRTFGRISFIDLAGSERAADARDSDRQTKMEGAEINQSLLALKECIRALDQEHAHTPFRQSKLTQVLKDSFIGNSKTCMIANVSPSHLATEHTLNTLRYADRVKELKKGIKCSTPVTNRRRRAGNISPKRVQSTPSLPPGEKSSPKKVKLGLQHPSSATKTKVYPAALQPPGVPLTSTPRAVSKGHGYKGNTSTPCFQLMSPIKGVLRIAHPLKKKTDDLSPLSEQSPSVKDFIIKSAATDETRESGQRDKYMQDRSPVQCLKVQTVQPVQKQLVSRDDISFGEGNLPSDSRQEWGNTFAKQYVEPWTYLPPFQKEREEHLRLYHQQFQQPPILQQKLNYQPLERFLMQYKPEEIQVKQELSLTPTEMQNKEGMPLEDLDDSDFSEDSFSPVCSQKSVKRGNTNKCSQHSFFLHEREEGTEEEQRVQKRQDLFFKYAVPMQEHELDDSWDCIEGSPKAEESIKNAGCSRTPADWSYDLAIESPPSNTAEKPYCLQEDPACSWKHSKDFIADHEEYKTKHRCLVYSSEATLTPEKDTSNSYVSPVLKPGTPECKEIDLQHEEREEPLLDKQAALAGDVQWKARKNGVNHCASSSCSSEFTSELIAPLLVSSLDCEETTDPDKVSCNQEKSPGEKQAPGGATQGSQSRCEEEAWQCTRSRALTDSMLELGEQIRLVGRHRTLLCFPRAGHRWLPPACCCARPCCCCCLGLGSAQQGGGLCVEPDPTETPAAGSPGARAEGEGGVSHSDSMCREHTGGRWGGADLKDGAGSSGKANSSQGPTVEPMAEETNAETPEKCCFSEATCFLSVGHTDHAAQSPSQENSLLVQPKSGVRNEDLTHSEDLAKSSFGSEETALQKNQLMQSGFTQETSAADAGCATKDDKPVANAKSPSGMSISSSPSATSELGKWQREALEKAQQAVIRAHQEQLDEMACLCFKEECLINQMSAMDFQNFMAMLDEILELKSQCIQTMRAQLQLCLASPGTDMSLQPPPPV